One segment of Pseudoalteromonas rubra DNA contains the following:
- a CDS encoding YheV family putative zinc ribbon protein — protein sequence MRKKKRFIAGASCPECHEADVMMLYKEHDVEKVECVKCGHIMTQPKEAVQASTRQFEQVIGVFRPE from the coding sequence GTGAGAAAGAAAAAACGCTTTATTGCAGGGGCATCTTGTCCCGAGTGTCACGAAGCTGATGTCATGATGTTGTACAAAGAGCATGACGTGGAAAAGGTGGAATGTGTGAAGTGTGGTCATATCATGACACAGCCGAAAGAAGCTGTTCAGGCCTCAACACGCCAGTTTGAGCAGGTTATCGGGGTATTCAGGCCAGAATAA
- a CDS encoding WD40 repeat domain-containing protein, whose protein sequence is MPKFLWRNAQTALIITASLLSGCSTDSSDALLTVEHAARGAFAAAISHDGRYSLVSSIEHGVVLWDNTTHGLKYQWSQSQQADELVHSLAIAHDNSSAVTAANDRFAIWRLSDGQNVGYYQIEQGTIRDIAISNEGRYVLYGRSDNVVVHLDLESGRRIEFLGHQEKINSIALSPNGHFALTGANDYSAYFWDTRTGQVIHRFNHPSRVTRVALDPQGRYAFTADSMKKASIWQLASGEIKAQLQYIARQKIFSAVRFNQDGQLIATGSPNRQLTLWQVDSGEKLATWRVKPREGSRPKSAVVFDVAFTGNDETLLTESSSGLLEQFARE, encoded by the coding sequence ATGCCCAAATTTTTATGGCGCAACGCTCAAACTGCTTTAATTATCACCGCATCACTGTTATCTGGTTGTTCAACAGACAGTTCAGATGCATTGCTGACCGTTGAACATGCCGCACGTGGTGCATTCGCCGCGGCTATTTCACACGATGGGCGTTACAGTTTAGTGTCATCCATCGAACATGGCGTGGTTTTATGGGATAACACCACCCATGGTTTAAAATATCAGTGGTCCCAGTCGCAACAAGCGGATGAACTGGTGCACTCTCTGGCCATCGCCCATGACAACTCCAGTGCCGTCACTGCAGCCAACGATCGCTTTGCAATCTGGCGCTTGTCCGATGGACAAAATGTTGGTTATTACCAGATTGAACAAGGCACCATTCGCGACATCGCCATCAGCAACGAAGGCCGTTATGTCTTATATGGACGCAGCGACAATGTGGTTGTGCATCTCGACTTAGAAAGCGGCAGACGCATAGAGTTCCTTGGCCACCAAGAAAAAATTAACAGTATTGCTTTATCACCCAATGGCCACTTTGCGTTAACCGGCGCAAATGATTACAGCGCTTACTTTTGGGATACCCGGACCGGCCAGGTTATCCATAGATTCAATCACCCCAGCCGGGTCACTAGAGTCGCCTTGGATCCCCAGGGACGTTACGCGTTTACAGCAGACAGTATGAAAAAGGCCAGCATCTGGCAACTCGCATCAGGTGAAATCAAAGCGCAATTACAGTATATTGCGCGGCAGAAAATATTCAGTGCCGTGCGCTTTAATCAGGATGGGCAATTAATTGCAACGGGCTCGCCAAACAGACAACTGACCCTGTGGCAGGTTGATAGTGGTGAAAAGCTGGCGACCTGGCGCGTCAAGCCACGCGAGGGAAGCCGGCCTAAGTCTGCTGTTGTCTTTGATGTGGCGTTTACCGGGAATGATGAAACCCTGTTGACAGAGAGCTCCAGCGGCCTGTTAGAACAATTTGCAAGAGAGTAA
- a CDS encoding ATP-binding cassette domain-containing protein codes for MIQLSNIELMRGGKTLLKNASATLFPQHKVGLVGANGCGKSSLFALLKSELHLDAGELQIPKDWSIASVKQETPALAISALEYVLQGHPEYYALRSALHSAEASGDGAEQARLHQQIEVVGGYGIEAKAGELLHGLGFSNTQLGDAVSAFSGGWRMRLNLAQALIRDADLLLLDEPTNHLDLDAVYWLERFLKAYQGTLVLISHDREFLDAVVDQIWHVDQQQLNVYKGHYSQFERQKAERMAQQQALYEKQQATIAHLEQFITRFKAKASKAKQAQSRVKALERMEKLAPAHADSPFSFEFSNPDSMPNPLMTLDQAQAGYGEVTILHKIKLNLVPGSRIALLGRNGAGKSTLIKLLAGELSPQAGDVFQHQGLKIGYFAQHQLESLDLSASAVTHIQRLDPQASEQSLRDFLGGFAFNGDKALEPVKPFSGGEKARLVLAMLVYQKPNLLLLDEPTNHLDLEMRHALVMALQGFEGAMVTVSHDRHMLKHTADEYYLVDQGEVSAFGYDLDAYYQWLLNANKEAVRKDSNEDKAHSSVNRKEQKRLEAEFRKAVQPLKKSIDKLEKELDKLSTALAEVETALSDNDLYSEQNKGKLSELLAQQAKLTPQLNDTEEALLMALEELEEKQTHFEQSGEIC; via the coding sequence ATGATCCAGCTTTCGAATATTGAACTTATGCGCGGTGGTAAAACGCTGCTTAAAAATGCCAGCGCCACCTTATTTCCACAACACAAAGTGGGTCTGGTCGGTGCCAATGGGTGTGGCAAATCCTCCTTGTTTGCGTTGCTCAAATCAGAATTACATCTGGATGCGGGCGAGCTGCAAATTCCGAAAGACTGGTCCATTGCATCCGTAAAGCAAGAAACGCCTGCACTGGCTATCAGTGCACTGGAATACGTGCTACAGGGTCACCCCGAATATTATGCACTGCGCAGTGCGCTGCACAGTGCCGAGGCGTCGGGTGACGGCGCCGAGCAGGCTCGCCTGCATCAGCAGATAGAAGTAGTTGGCGGCTATGGAATAGAAGCCAAAGCCGGTGAGTTATTACATGGTCTGGGATTTAGCAATACACAATTGGGTGATGCGGTCAGTGCCTTTTCTGGTGGCTGGCGAATGCGCCTGAACCTCGCCCAGGCACTGATCCGTGATGCCGACCTGTTACTACTGGATGAGCCAACCAACCACCTCGATCTTGACGCCGTTTACTGGCTGGAACGTTTCTTAAAAGCCTATCAAGGTACGTTAGTACTGATCTCACACGACCGGGAGTTTCTCGATGCAGTGGTCGATCAAATCTGGCACGTAGATCAACAGCAGCTCAACGTGTATAAAGGCCACTACTCCCAGTTTGAACGTCAAAAAGCCGAGCGCATGGCGCAGCAACAGGCATTATACGAAAAACAGCAAGCCACCATTGCCCACCTGGAACAGTTTATCACCCGGTTTAAAGCCAAAGCCAGTAAAGCCAAGCAAGCACAAAGCCGGGTTAAGGCCCTGGAGCGCATGGAAAAGCTGGCGCCCGCCCATGCTGATTCACCGTTTAGCTTTGAATTCAGTAACCCGGATAGCATGCCTAACCCGCTGATGACATTAGATCAGGCTCAGGCCGGATATGGTGAGGTGACTATCTTACACAAAATCAAACTCAATCTGGTGCCGGGTAGCCGTATCGCCCTGCTGGGCCGCAATGGTGCAGGTAAGTCTACGCTGATTAAACTGCTTGCCGGTGAACTATCACCTCAGGCGGGAGACGTATTCCAGCATCAGGGGCTGAAAATTGGCTATTTCGCCCAGCATCAATTGGAATCGCTCGACCTCTCTGCCAGCGCGGTTACCCACATACAGCGCCTCGACCCACAAGCGAGTGAGCAGTCACTACGCGACTTTCTGGGCGGCTTCGCCTTTAACGGCGACAAGGCCCTGGAGCCAGTCAAACCTTTCTCTGGGGGCGAAAAAGCACGCCTGGTGCTCGCCATGCTGGTGTATCAAAAACCGAACCTGCTGCTGCTGGATGAGCCCACTAACCACCTGGATCTCGAAATGCGTCATGCCCTGGTGATGGCATTGCAAGGCTTTGAAGGAGCTATGGTCACCGTATCGCACGATCGCCATATGCTTAAACATACGGCGGATGAGTATTACCTGGTCGATCAGGGTGAAGTCAGTGCCTTTGGTTATGACTTGGATGCCTACTACCAGTGGCTACTTAACGCCAACAAAGAAGCTGTGCGCAAAGACAGCAACGAAGACAAAGCTCACTCAAGTGTTAATCGCAAAGAACAGAAGCGACTGGAAGCGGAATTCCGCAAGGCCGTACAACCTCTGAAAAAGTCGATCGACAAGCTGGAGAAAGAGCTCGATAAACTCAGCACTGCCCTTGCAGAGGTTGAAACGGCATTGTCTGACAACGACCTGTACTCTGAGCAAAATAAAGGAAAGCTCAGTGAGTTACTGGCCCAACAAGCTAAACTCACGCCACAGTTAAACGACACCGAAGAGGCGCTCCTTATGGCTCTGGAAGAGCTCGAAGAAAAACAGACCCATTTCGAACAAAGTGGCGAGATATGTTAG
- a CDS encoding SlyX family protein, whose translation MTDLEDRINELEAKVAFQDETIEILNNELSAHQARLAIMQRQIELLAEKIKEGKDPGMMPQHQEPPPPHY comes from the coding sequence ATGACAGACCTCGAAGATCGCATTAACGAACTGGAAGCCAAAGTAGCATTTCAGGACGAAACCATAGAAATTTTAAACAACGAACTGAGTGCGCATCAGGCACGTCTGGCAATCATGCAGCGGCAGATTGAGTTACTGGCAGAAAAAATCAAAGAAGGCAAAGATCCGGGCATGATGCCCCAGCATCAGGAGCCGCCTCCACCACATTATTAG
- the speA gene encoding biosynthetic arginine decarboxylase: MTWGLQTARATYNVTHWSEGYFDINDQGELVAYPDGDRAKPAISLVELTERFKEQGLTLPVLVRFTDILNSRVETMTQAFSHATAAKSYQGQYTCVYPIKVNQQRSVVSKLLAHPSGLVGLEAGSKPELMAILGIAKDPITIVCNGYKDSEFLRLAMIGQAMGHKVHIVIEKLSELDTLLKEIAVLGIEPTIGIRIRLNSIGKGKWQNTGGEKGKFGLTASQVLSVVDKLTTQGKLHLMQLVHFHIGSQIANIRDIQRALRECARHYAELSQLGVPLKTVDVGGGLGVDYEGSGSRSACSMNYTVAEYARNVVGAFAEVAEQHGLRHPDIITESGRALTAHHAVLITDVIDVEQAPFQTTPSAPTSSAHHIQQELWLSLQRLTPRLAIETYHDAMHLFGDGHDQYVHGLIDMQQWAQIEQLYFTTLQRVRECLNVHSRSHREVLDELNEKLADKLFVNFSLFQSLPDVWGIQQLFPVMPIAALDQPLTQRAVIQDITCDSDGQIREYVEGAGIESSLPIPPYQPGEQYHIAMFMVGAYQEILGDLHNLFGDTDSVHVELTQTGYELSNAIKGDSVEDVLRFVHYDKAALAENFTTQISALEVDEATKADYLAQLHAGLSGYTYFED, from the coding sequence ATGACCTGGGGTTTGCAAACCGCACGAGCCACTTATAATGTTACGCACTGGAGTGAAGGGTATTTTGACATCAATGATCAGGGGGAGTTAGTCGCCTATCCCGATGGTGATCGCGCAAAGCCGGCCATTTCTCTGGTTGAATTAACCGAGCGCTTTAAAGAGCAAGGCCTGACCTTGCCGGTGCTGGTGCGTTTTACCGATATTCTAAATAGTCGCGTTGAAACCATGACACAGGCTTTTTCACATGCGACAGCTGCAAAATCCTATCAGGGGCAGTATACCTGTGTTTACCCCATCAAAGTGAATCAACAGCGCTCTGTGGTGAGCAAATTACTGGCACACCCGAGTGGCCTGGTTGGCCTGGAAGCGGGTTCTAAGCCCGAGCTTATGGCGATTTTAGGGATCGCGAAAGATCCCATCACCATAGTGTGTAATGGCTATAAAGACAGTGAGTTTCTGCGTCTGGCGATGATAGGCCAGGCCATGGGGCATAAAGTGCACATCGTCATTGAGAAGCTGTCTGAGCTGGACACTTTGCTGAAGGAGATCGCGGTGTTGGGCATTGAGCCCACCATAGGTATTCGTATCCGTCTGAACTCCATTGGCAAAGGGAAATGGCAAAACACCGGCGGTGAAAAAGGCAAATTTGGTCTGACTGCCAGCCAAGTACTGAGTGTGGTAGACAAGCTAACCACTCAGGGCAAACTGCATCTGATGCAGCTGGTGCATTTTCATATTGGCTCGCAGATCGCCAACATCCGTGATATTCAACGCGCACTGCGTGAATGCGCCCGTCATTATGCAGAGCTGTCACAGTTGGGTGTACCACTAAAAACAGTAGATGTAGGTGGTGGCCTGGGGGTAGATTACGAAGGTTCAGGCTCTCGCAGTGCGTGCTCAATGAACTACACAGTGGCTGAATACGCGCGTAATGTGGTAGGGGCTTTTGCCGAAGTAGCTGAGCAGCATGGTCTGCGTCACCCCGATATTATTACTGAATCTGGCCGGGCACTGACGGCACACCATGCTGTACTGATCACCGACGTGATTGATGTAGAGCAAGCGCCTTTTCAGACCACGCCGAGCGCCCCAACGTCCTCTGCACACCATATCCAGCAGGAGTTATGGTTGTCACTGCAACGACTGACACCCAGGCTCGCAATAGAAACCTATCATGATGCGATGCATCTGTTTGGTGATGGTCATGATCAATATGTCCATGGTCTGATAGACATGCAGCAGTGGGCGCAAATTGAGCAACTTTATTTTACCACCCTGCAACGAGTCCGAGAGTGCCTGAATGTGCATTCGCGTTCGCACCGTGAGGTGTTGGATGAGCTCAATGAAAAGCTGGCCGATAAGTTGTTTGTGAATTTCTCGCTATTCCAGTCTCTGCCAGATGTTTGGGGGATCCAGCAACTGTTTCCGGTGATGCCTATTGCGGCACTGGACCAGCCGTTGACTCAGCGTGCGGTGATCCAGGATATCACGTGTGATTCAGATGGGCAGATCCGAGAATATGTAGAAGGTGCAGGGATTGAGTCCAGCTTGCCTATTCCGCCTTATCAGCCGGGTGAGCAATATCATATTGCGATGTTCATGGTGGGCGCCTATCAGGAAATTCTTGGCGATTTACATAACCTGTTTGGCGATACGGATTCGGTTCATGTTGAACTCACTCAGACAGGGTATGAGTTGAGCAATGCCATTAAAGGTGACAGCGTTGAGGACGTGCTGAGGTTTGTTCATTATGACAAAGCGGCGCTGGCGGAAAACTTTACCACGCAAATCTCCGCTCTTGAGGTTGATGAAGCAACGAAAGCCGATTATCTGGCCCAGTTACACGCCGGACTTAGCGGCTATACCTATTTTGAAGATTGA
- the speE gene encoding polyamine aminopropyltransferase, with protein MSNLEANRWFTEISDRDGSAFSLRVTRKLDEIQSPFQNVEMYETTDFGNLMIIDGCTMVSTRENFFYHEMMSHPALFSHPAPKNVVIIGGGDCGTLREVLKHPDVETVTQIDIDEVVTQMSLKYFPELCASNDDPRATVMFDDGIKYMHDAAPESVDVVIVDGTDPVGPGEGLFNHAFYTSCLKALRPGGILVQQSESPLMHMNLLKAMRQAMLDVGFVDLQTLPFPQPIYPSGLWSATLARKGESFNGFREQDAEQASFETEYYNTGVHKGALATPGFMRRAFESQD; from the coding sequence ATGTCAAATTTAGAAGCAAACCGCTGGTTTACTGAGATCAGCGACCGTGATGGTAGCGCGTTTTCTTTACGCGTCACTCGTAAACTGGACGAGATCCAGTCGCCATTTCAGAATGTTGAAATGTATGAGACCACAGATTTTGGCAATCTGATGATCATTGACGGCTGTACTATGGTCAGCACCCGGGAGAACTTTTTCTATCATGAAATGATGAGCCACCCGGCTTTGTTTTCTCACCCAGCCCCTAAAAATGTTGTGATCATCGGTGGTGGTGATTGTGGCACACTGCGCGAAGTACTTAAGCATCCGGATGTAGAAACCGTGACCCAAATCGACATTGACGAAGTCGTTACGCAAATGTCGCTAAAATATTTTCCAGAGCTCTGTGCCTCGAATGACGACCCGCGTGCAACCGTCATGTTTGACGATGGCATCAAGTATATGCACGATGCGGCACCAGAATCAGTCGATGTGGTCATTGTGGATGGCACCGATCCAGTGGGCCCAGGCGAAGGCCTGTTCAACCATGCATTTTATACCAGCTGCCTCAAAGCATTGCGCCCGGGCGGTATTTTAGTGCAGCAAAGTGAGTCTCCTCTGATGCACATGAACCTGCTCAAAGCCATGCGTCAGGCAATGCTGGACGTGGGGTTTGTGGACTTGCAAACGCTGCCTTTCCCACAGCCTATCTACCCGAGCGGCTTGTGGTCGGCGACACTGGCACGTAAAGGGGAATCGTTTAACGGCTTCCGTGAGCAAGATGCCGAGCAGGCCAGCTTTGAAACTGAGTATTACAATACCGGCGTACACAAAGGAGCACTGGCAACCCCAGGTTTTATGCGTCGCGCTTTTGAAAGTCAGGACTAA
- a CDS encoding TIGR02444 family protein, producing the protein MLDAADFWTYACTQYARAGMQDALLALQDNDHKNVNLILLLMYLDARDLSLHATHVQALHALCDAFDHTVLHPQRQIRRILKQQHQHYEAYAELRRHMLNAELAQEKCQQTMLIDYLNQQSPQQDPHPDNLVHYLTPTQRLTIPIKT; encoded by the coding sequence ATGTTAGACGCTGCAGATTTCTGGACTTATGCCTGCACGCAATATGCGCGCGCAGGCATGCAGGATGCCCTGCTCGCGCTGCAAGATAATGATCACAAAAACGTCAACCTGATTTTACTGTTGATGTACCTGGACGCACGTGATCTGTCACTTCATGCCACACACGTTCAGGCATTGCACGCGCTGTGTGACGCATTTGACCACACCGTTTTGCATCCTCAGCGTCAAATACGCCGCATATTAAAGCAGCAACATCAGCACTATGAGGCGTATGCTGAGCTGCGCCGGCACATGCTCAATGCAGAACTGGCCCAGGAAAAGTGCCAGCAAACTATGCTTATTGACTACCTCAATCAGCAATCACCACAGCAAGACCCGCATCCAGATAACCTGGTACACTACCTGACTCCTACCCAACGGCTCACTATCCCCATAAAAACATGA
- a CDS encoding IS4 family transposase, translated as MSLEQAFCSAFEQLPESVTFEKLNHFLDAEILEQAFQRAGVATIRKRRLPLEAVMWTVIGMSFFRQQSVWDLASHMEIALPGDSKLIAPSALVQGRRRLGKDSVKNAFEMMAAHYYQQANFETWCGLNLLAVDGVTWRAQDTPENRECFGSPSNQHGETAFPQIRMVCHMELTSHQLISSAFSGYKTNEMKLADKLVATTPDHSLTMFDKGFYSLNLLHQWQTHGTERHWLIPVKKGLQFEVIKSNGRLDKLVRLKTTPQSHKQSPDLPAYVEARLVTKKIKNKEYQILTSMIDVQRFPGEEIVELYSHRWEIELGYREIKQTLLNNEYTLRSKKSDMVEQELWGLLLGYNLLRQVMTQAASRKGIWANQLSFSNCANAILSYLGRLPLASPGNIPKHYEMLIQTLGHFELPTRREDRVYPRAIKPKPSKYPARKNNASQLN; from the coding sequence ATGTCTTTAGAACAAGCCTTTTGCAGTGCGTTTGAGCAACTGCCCGAAAGTGTTACCTTTGAAAAACTTAATCACTTTCTGGATGCCGAAATACTGGAGCAAGCCTTTCAACGCGCTGGCGTTGCAACTATCAGAAAACGCAGGCTTCCACTCGAGGCTGTGATGTGGACTGTGATTGGTATGAGCTTCTTTCGTCAACAGTCGGTTTGGGATTTAGCTTCCCACATGGAAATTGCTCTGCCTGGAGATAGCAAATTAATCGCCCCAAGCGCCCTTGTTCAGGGAAGGCGAAGACTCGGTAAAGACAGTGTCAAAAATGCCTTTGAAATGATGGCTGCGCATTATTATCAGCAAGCAAACTTTGAAACTTGGTGCGGGTTAAACCTCCTGGCCGTCGACGGTGTTACTTGGCGAGCTCAAGACACGCCTGAAAATCGTGAATGTTTTGGCTCCCCCAGCAATCAGCATGGCGAAACCGCTTTTCCACAAATTCGAATGGTGTGTCATATGGAGCTGACCAGCCATCAACTTATCAGCAGTGCTTTCAGCGGATATAAAACCAATGAAATGAAGCTGGCAGACAAATTAGTTGCCACCACGCCAGACCACAGCCTCACGATGTTCGATAAAGGGTTCTACTCATTAAACCTACTCCACCAATGGCAAACACATGGCACCGAGAGGCACTGGTTAATACCGGTGAAGAAAGGGCTTCAGTTTGAAGTGATTAAATCTAATGGTCGTTTAGATAAATTGGTGCGCTTAAAAACAACTCCACAATCTCATAAGCAATCGCCTGATTTACCTGCGTATGTAGAAGCCCGACTTGTGACGAAAAAAATTAAAAACAAGGAATATCAAATACTCACATCGATGATAGATGTGCAGAGGTTTCCTGGCGAAGAAATAGTTGAGCTTTACAGCCACCGCTGGGAAATAGAATTGGGTTATAGAGAAATCAAGCAGACACTTTTAAACAATGAATATACGCTAAGAAGCAAAAAATCAGATATGGTTGAGCAAGAGCTGTGGGGCTTACTCCTGGGGTACAACTTGCTGCGTCAGGTGATGACTCAAGCGGCATCTCGTAAAGGAATATGGGCCAACCAATTAAGCTTTAGTAATTGCGCCAACGCGATATTAAGTTACTTAGGGCGACTCCCCCTCGCCAGCCCGGGAAACATCCCAAAACACTATGAGATGTTAATACAAACATTGGGTCACTTTGAGCTGCCGACACGACGAGAAGATCGGGTCTATCCTCGAGCCATAAAACCAAAGCCAAGTAAGTACCCAGCTAGAAAAAACAATGCCAGTCAGCTTAACTGA
- the hemE gene encoding uroporphyrinogen decarboxylase yields the protein MSELKNDRYLRALMKQPVDVTPVWMMRQAGRYLPEYRATRAQAGDFMSLCKNAELACEVTLQPLRRYPLDAAILFSDILTIPDAMGLGLYFETGEGPKFERPISSLSDVQKLPKLDPTDELGYVMNAVSTIRRELKGEVPLIGFSGSPWTLATYMIEGGSSKTFGKIKKMAFAEPKTLHLLLDKVADSVIDYLNAQVKAGAQSLMIFDSWGGVLSPRDYKEFSLQYMHKIVDGLIRENDGRKVPVTLFTKNGGQWIEAIAATGCDAVGLDWTIDIADARRRVGDKVALQGNMDPSMLHGTPERIREEVQHILSGYGQGSGHVFNLGHGITPDVDPENAGVFINAVHEFSRQYHQD from the coding sequence ATGAGCGAGTTGAAAAATGATCGTTACCTGCGCGCGTTGATGAAACAACCCGTAGATGTTACGCCCGTTTGGATGATGCGTCAGGCAGGCCGCTATCTTCCTGAGTATCGCGCGACCCGTGCGCAGGCCGGAGATTTTATGAGCCTGTGTAAAAACGCAGAGTTGGCGTGTGAAGTCACCCTTCAGCCGTTGCGTCGTTACCCGCTTGATGCGGCGATCTTATTCAGCGATATCCTGACGATCCCGGATGCAATGGGTCTGGGCTTGTATTTTGAAACCGGTGAAGGACCTAAGTTTGAGCGTCCAATCAGCTCGCTGAGTGATGTACAAAAGCTGCCTAAGCTGGATCCGACCGATGAGCTGGGTTATGTGATGAATGCTGTGAGCACCATTCGCCGTGAATTGAAAGGCGAGGTGCCACTGATCGGATTCTCAGGTTCACCCTGGACATTGGCGACTTACATGATTGAAGGCGGCAGCAGCAAGACCTTCGGTAAGATCAAGAAGATGGCATTTGCTGAGCCTAAGACATTGCACCTGTTACTGGATAAAGTTGCGGATTCTGTCATTGACTATCTGAATGCACAGGTGAAAGCCGGTGCTCAGTCGCTGATGATCTTCGACTCATGGGGTGGGGTACTGAGCCCGCGTGATTACAAAGAATTCTCGTTGCAATATATGCACAAAATCGTTGACGGTCTGATCCGTGAAAATGACGGCCGTAAAGTGCCAGTTACACTCTTTACTAAAAATGGCGGCCAGTGGATTGAAGCCATTGCGGCAACGGGTTGTGACGCGGTTGGTCTGGACTGGACGATTGATATTGCGGATGCCAGACGTCGTGTTGGTGATAAAGTCGCTTTGCAGGGCAATATGGATCCGTCTATGTTGCATGGTACGCCAGAGCGTATTCGCGAAGAAGTACAGCACATTCTGTCTGGCTATGGTCAGGGGTCGGGGCATGTGTTCAACCTGGGGCATGGTATTACTCCAGATGTTGACCCGGAAAATGCCGGCGTGTTTATTAATGCAGTGCATGAGTTTAGCCGTCAGTACCATCAGGATTAA
- a CDS encoding Rsd/AlgQ family anti-sigma factor, with translation MLSRLEQAQQRWGGSHSVIDNWLAERQELLLLYCKVAGLSPFEQDDRALPDQLQIQTFCQILMDYLSAGHFEIYDNLVAACKEKGPQSLKLAQSLYPRITDTTDLALDFNDKYAEMQSETLMSDFDKDLSELGEALELRFALEDELIDNLYANHSED, from the coding sequence ATGCTGTCACGCTTAGAACAAGCCCAACAAAGGTGGGGAGGTAGCCATAGCGTTATCGACAACTGGTTAGCTGAACGACAGGAGCTTTTGCTGCTGTATTGTAAGGTTGCAGGCCTGTCTCCATTTGAACAGGATGACCGGGCACTGCCTGATCAGCTACAGATTCAGACTTTTTGTCAGATCCTGATGGATTACCTGTCCGCCGGACACTTTGAGATTTATGACAACCTGGTCGCAGCGTGTAAAGAGAAGGGCCCGCAAAGCCTGAAACTGGCGCAGTCATTGTACCCTCGTATCACTGACACGACCGACCTGGCACTGGATTTTAACGACAAATATGCAGAAATGCAGTCCGAAACACTGATGTCAGACTTTGACAAAGATCTGTCGGAGCTCGGTGAAGCCCTAGAATTACGCTTCGCACTCGAAGATGAGCTCATCGATAACCTCTATGCCAACCACAGCGAAGATTAA
- a CDS encoding DUF3149 domain-containing protein, whose product MNVFFRDFFTDPVLFLSFGILGVVIVLCCFYVYYFIKKVQEAEVPE is encoded by the coding sequence ATGAACGTATTCTTCAGAGACTTTTTTACTGACCCAGTGTTATTTCTCTCTTTCGGCATCTTGGGCGTGGTAATCGTACTGTGTTGTTTCTACGTCTACTACTTCATCAAGAAAGTGCAAGAAGCAGAAGTACCTGAGTAA
- the fkpA gene encoding FKBP-type peptidyl-prolyl cis-trans isomerase has product MKHTIKLSLVAASVLALTACNQKAEEKTAQVAEVKLETEVQQQAYGIGASVGNFLQKDMADKKELGIELDQALIMRGFKDALDGNAKLDEAKIREVLTALDSSVREKQAAKAQADAEKNKVEGAEYLAENAKKDGVNVTDSGLQYEVLSEGEGKKPVATDIVKVHYKGTLLDGSEFDSSYARNQPATFPLNQVIAGWTEGLQLMAVGSKYKFTIPSELGYGERNLGKIPANSTLVFEVELLEIQEEKEHGHDHAHDSE; this is encoded by the coding sequence ATGAAACACACAATTAAGTTATCTTTAGTGGCTGCCTCGGTTCTGGCACTGACCGCTTGTAACCAAAAAGCAGAAGAAAAAACAGCGCAAGTTGCAGAAGTAAAGCTGGAGACTGAAGTTCAGCAGCAAGCTTATGGTATCGGTGCATCCGTTGGTAACTTCCTGCAAAAAGATATGGCAGATAAAAAAGAGCTTGGTATTGAGCTGGACCAGGCACTGATCATGCGTGGATTTAAAGACGCACTAGATGGAAATGCAAAACTAGACGAAGCGAAAATTCGTGAAGTACTGACTGCATTGGATTCTTCTGTACGTGAAAAGCAAGCAGCGAAAGCACAAGCTGATGCTGAGAAGAACAAAGTTGAAGGTGCTGAGTACCTGGCTGAGAACGCGAAGAAAGATGGCGTAAACGTCACTGACTCGGGTCTGCAGTATGAAGTACTGAGCGAAGGTGAAGGTAAAAAGCCAGTTGCAACGGACATCGTGAAAGTACACTACAAAGGTACTTTGCTTGACGGTTCTGAGTTCGACAGCTCTTATGCGCGTAACCAACCAGCTACTTTCCCACTGAACCAGGTTATCGCGGGTTGGACTGAAGGTCTGCAGCTGATGGCGGTTGGCTCTAAGTACAAGTTCACTATTCCTTCAGAACTGGGCTACGGTGAGCGCAACCTGGGTAAAATCCCTGCTAACTCAACCTTAGTTTTTGAAGTAGAGCTGCTGGAAATTCAGGAAGAGAAAGAGCACGGCCACGATCACGCGCACGACTCAGAGTAA